GCTTGGCGATCGGCAGCTTGACAGCAACAACTCGGCGTTTGAGCAAATTGTTGCGGATCACCTAAGGGTGGTATATCGCACGGCGGTGCGGCTCGTCGGTCGACCCCAAGACGCCGAAGACTTAGCCCAGGACACGTTTCTCCGCGCGTGGCGGTCCCGTCACACGTTTCGCCCTGAAACCGATGCGAAGGCGTGGCTGCTTCGGATTCTCCG
This region of bacterium genomic DNA includes:
- a CDS encoding sigma-70 family RNA polymerase sigma factor, which translates into the protein MGRRALGDRQLDSNNSAFEQIVADHLRVVYRTAVRLVGRPQDAEDLAQDTFLRAWRSRHTFRPETDAKAWLLRILR